The Vitis vinifera cultivar Pinot Noir 40024 chromosome 7, ASM3070453v1 genomic interval ttttgtttttgaaaacacttcctAACTTGAGCATAATAGTCTACttcaaaacattttcaaaaactgtttttaaaaaatagtttttgttaaaggtttttaaaaatagttatttaatttttttttaaataaattaaattactagAGCCTGATAGCCTATTTCAAGTCATTTCCAACAATCTTTTTTGAGTGAAAGAAATGACGATGACCAATTCTAGATTGCTCACCTCATTACcaaaaaaacttccttcctaATTAGCTTGCAACATGTGCTTGATAGTTTGAATCCTCATCATATTCATGCAATATTTACCTACCTTTGTGGCAAGATGGTCCTTTGCCTTCACAATAGTTCCAACTTCCAAAGTTACAACAATGATCCAAAAGAATTTCTAGAATTGCAAAAAAGAGAACTGACTAAGGTTTTTAATTACTTGTCTTTGGCAAGCCCAAAATGAAATGTAGTTTACTATGGTCACAGCTGTCACACTCTCATAAATTCTTCATATTATATACAGAGCATATTGGTGGGGAGAGACCATAGATTATTAATCAGTATATGAGACCCAATTAGATGCTAACGTATAGTCCATCTTCTTTGTTAGTTTAATCCGTCTCATACAGATGAGAATACCAGACTCTTAGTAATGATTGGGTGGGTTGTTACTTGCTAGAGCCAAGCTTTGATTAGATGGAATAAAAATGGTCACAAGTACTTCTAAAATTACATGAAAAGGGGAATGTCCTTTTTCCGTAGCTCGATATTCTATGCTGCTGTCTCTATGCCTTTGGCCTCCATGCATATTGGGTAATTGTCCCGAGCTTAATGTAGTATAGTCCTAAGCTTGTATGCTTATGATATATGATAAAGAAACAAAGGGAAGAATTATTTGTATAATGTGGGTATCTTGAGCACATGCTAACATTCCTTACTTTCATGCTAAGACCCTTGTTTTATTTGGTGTCTTAATGGAGGAGAAGGGAGGAGCATGGATGCTCGAGAATTCCCCAGTGAGAAAATCCAAAACATGGTCGAACCGTTCACGATAGCCAGTGTGTCCTTTAGTCTTTGTATCTCAAAGTTTAGGAATCCTCCTCAGAATTCTCACAGGGATTATTCAATGCCACTTGTTTAACTTACTTGCTTCTCCTTATGTGCCCTCCTCAGATTCTTCTTAAAACTCTTTTGTTTTCCCTGCATGCTGGTTCACCACATTTTAATGGACACACAAAAATTCATACCCATAGAGGAGagggaaaagggaaaagggaaagggggaaaaaaaaaaaaaactaaataggaGGATTGGGAAAAGTGAGTCAGCTTTCTCAGATAATCGAGAGTTTTCGTTCACTTTGAAGTTTGAACAGTGAAAATTGGTTGGCAATTGGCATGGATACAGTACAAAGCTAGGGTGGAAGGAAGTCAAGAACATGGTAGAACTTTTAATTCTAACCTTTTAAGGGAGGCTGACTTGGCGACAAGGGAAGTCTTTTCTAGCATAAACCCATGGTTTTCATGATACATAGAGCCTGGAGGAAGATCGACAGTGAGCCCCACAGTAGATTTTGAAATCACATCAGTGAGctagaaatgagaaataataaagCTGGTTTGCTGCAGCCACACAGGACACGGTAAGATAGCTAGCCAGcaacatttcttttcctctcttttgCCCCCCTAGCTGTTCATTCTTGGTGTCAGACCTTTTGGTCCCACCTTATTTTTGTGCTGACAACGATTACGTCTATTAAAAGAATGACCAATAATGCTCACTTATAGTATGCTCTTCTGTTGTTTCAGTCGAATAATTGAGGAAAAGGtacatttcatatatatatgaatgaTGGGTCATGGTTTATTAGCTCATCCATCCAGATGATCAGCTGAGAGAACATGAATTCATAAAACCCCACATTGACAAGTGAATTTCGAAAATGGGATGAAGGTGATAATGCATGAAGGGGCAAgggaggatatatatatatatatatcaatatgtGGAGGGTAATAATGAATATTGTTGTGGTTTGGGCTTTTGAGGAGAGGGTGTCCCTTTTGATCTGGGTTGGCATGGTTGTGTGGTCTATTTAAGGTGGGGCTGAGGTTGGGAGAAGAACCAGTGGTTCAGGAGGGAAACAAAAAGAGAGTGTATCACGTGTGGGCCGCAGGAAACTCCAAGAAAGGAATATAGATATATGGACCCGTTCCAAGGATTGTGCACCCTTTCACACGATATTGCCCATTTATAATCCTGCCTAGCTCTTGCATATATGGCAGATTCAAATTTCCACTGGATATCCAAAACTGGTCCTGGATAAGATTGTAAAAGTTTGGATACCAAAAATTTCAGACACAGGTGGATCAAGTTtggagaattttaaaatattaaatcaaaatgcCAACAAGTGTTTGATATTTTCATGAGATAATTGGCTGATTGAAAATGAAAGGAGATGGGAACATtgatataaagaaaatttgggAAAAGCTGATATATTTATGTGAAAGAGTTTTCCCTACCACAAGAGTGAGGACTGGGGGAGATGGAATAATGAAGGGGAGGGTGTAACTGATCAATTGGCTTAGACAGTGACCATTGATTTATCTTAATGGAGGGGCATGTAAAGATATTGGCTGCCATGGTGAGTCATTTGAGGGACCCCTTTCCTCTGTATAAAAACACCCAGAGAGACGCAATCAATAATATATCATAAGCATGAGCCTATGAGGTATAAAAATTTCAGACTCATGATGAAAAGAATATAGATTAAGCAGAGAAGTGGGGAGTGCAGAAAATGATTTGTGCATGATATGATGGCCCGTGAGTGAGCCAAAGCTAACTGCCTCCCATTCCTCACAATATATGACAAAATCCCAACTCCCACATAGAGACAACTCGCTGGCCGGCAACCTCACATGCCACCAAAATCCAACACAAGCCCACCTCCTCTCCTTTATAGTACATCTGTAACTTCCCTATCTGCCTCTCTCTCACTagctctctttctttctttctctgtgTCATATTACCTgagaagaaaaacagaaaagGAGAAATGAAGGGGGATTAGGCCAACTTGTAGTCATGAATAGGTTCATCAAACACTAGTTCTACAGCCTCATTGCACCCATCCTACACACtgaaaagtctgaaatttgcaAAGACGGGTCTTTTTTGCCGAATTTGACTTTAACTAAGCTTTTTCGGGATGAGAGATTTTCTCCTTCTGATCAGTTCTTTTATTTCCAtgggaagaaaaataaaaccccCAGAAAAAGCTGAACTGTCTATTTTCTTGATTCATCTGCAGAATTTTCCCAAACAGTACTCGATTCACCACTAACGGGTCGTTTCCCAATGGCAAGGTACCACTACTAGTCTGGTCTCTTTCACTCTTTCTGCCCTTTTCAGATTTCTGAAttccatttttcattctttcttacTGCTTTCTTCTGAATTTTGtactctctctccctctttctcttctctctctcgtCCATGATGCAATTCACTGAAACTCCACCACCTCCCTTGCATCAAATTACTTCATTCTCAAATCTTCCAATGAACAATAATCAAATTCATCGAACTCGTCCATGGCCTGGCTTCCCTACATCTAAGGCCCTTGGAAGCTTTGGTGATGCCAATTGCATGGAGCAGCTGCTAGTGCACTGCGCAAATGCAATCGAGAGCAATGATGCCACTCTAGCTCAACAGATCTTATGGGTTCTAAACAATATTGCTCCACCCGACGGTGACTCTAACCAGCGCCTCACTTGTGGCTTCCTTCGAGCTCTCATAGCTCGTGCTGCCAACAGTGGAACTTGCAAAATGTTCACCGCCATGGCAAATGCCCACGCCAATCTTGCTATCAATACCCACAAGTTTTCTGTCATCGAGCTCGCCAGCTTTGTCGACTTAACCCCATGGCACCGCTTCGGATTTGCAGCAGCTAATGCAGCCATACTTGAAGTTGTTGAAGGATACTCAGTCATCCACATTGTTGACCTAAGCTTGACCCACTGCATGCAAATTCCCACTCTGATCGATGCTTTAGCTAATCGCCCAGAGGGACCCCCACTTGTCAAGCTCACAGTAGCCGGTGCCACCGAAGATGTCCCGCCTATGCTCGATCTTTCGTATGAAGAATTGGGTTCGAAGTTAGTTAATTTCGCTAGGTCTAGAAATGTTATGTTGGAGTTTAGGGTGATCCCTTCAACTTCTTCAGATGGGTTCTCCTCCTTAATCGACCAACTTCGGGTGCAACATCTAGTCTATGCAGAAAGCGGCGAGGCCTTAATTGTGAACTGTCACATGATGCTTCATTACATACCAGAAGAGACCCTTTCTGCAATTCACAGCACAAATTCCTCATCTTACTCTGTAGAATCTTCATCTCCTTCCTACCACAGAACCATGTTTCTCAAAGCCCTTCGGACTTTAAACCCAACTATTGTTATTCTAGTAGATGAAGACGCGGATTTCACATCAAACAACTTGGTCTGCAGATTAAGGTCCGCTTTCAATTATCTATGGATACCTTATGACACTATGGACACATTTCTTCCGCGAGGGAGCAAGCAGAGGCAGTGGTATGAAGCTGATATTTGCTGGAAGATTGAGAATGTAATAGCACACGAGGGTCCCCAGAGGGTTGAGCGGCTGGAGCCGAAGGGCCGGTGGGTGCAGCGGATGAGAAATGCCAATTTCCGGAGCATTATGTTTAGTGAAGACACAGTTTCAGAAGTGAAGCACATGCTTGATGAGCATGCAGCTGGGTGGGGAttaaagaaggaagaagaagatctTGTTCTCACATGGAAAGGACACAATGTTGTATTTGCTACTGCATGGGTACCTGCTTAATTAGTTGAAGCCATTTAATTCTCATCACTAAATCCCTATTAATCATCTTTTGTTAATCCCTTATTCTTCTTCTATAACTATCTTCCAGTTCCAGAGTAGATTAGATCTCAATGTGTTGAGGGTTTTAGCTCATTTCCAATATAAACAACCATTGTTTTTCTTCCTGCAATTAACATTTCTCTAGCTCTCACGTACTGGTGTTCTACAAGCATATCATAAATCTCCCGGCACTACATTAATTTTCCTTGCGGTATAGTTACTTATTATACAGATTGAACTTCATAATTTAACCAGGCGTTTGCAACTGTAAGAATCATCAATAAGAACTGTTCTAACCCTCTATGGCTCTATATCCTTAAGCCAGCTGGGAAGTTTCCATTCTCATATGAACCTTCAATGATTCAAAGTTTTTGTTTCTATGCATGGAAGTAAATTCTTGGTTTGTTGAAATCTGGAGCAAAAAGCAGCCTTCTATAATACAACGAATAAGCAATATATACAGTTGAAGACAAATATAATTGTAATGGGACGTATAGCTTTGATGTTGGGATGGACATCTTGCTTTGTcggttcatgttaaccacagaCAAGCTGTTATCATGACAAGAAAAAACTCAACATTTTTCAGAAATCAAGCTGAGAGTCTTCCAGCTAGCAGTACCATCTTAGCATTTACTACCGGGCAGTAGTATAAATACGGTCATTttggttaagaaaaatgatttattctTGTCATTAGTTTTTTGGTAGATTTAGTGTCCCGCCGGTATCTATACATTATGGTGGGTTGCCAAGCATAAAGAAGACTCTAAAGAGAACATGGTTGATTTCCAACCAATTTAGCTCCCAGAAAGGAAGTGTACAAGATTTGGGTTTTCATCCTTGGGAAGGGGTTTTGAGAAAAATGACAGAGAAATTAGCACCAATATTGGCTGGGTAGGACGTATGAATAAGAAGCCTGCAGCAGAATCCCCTGTTATAATTACCACACATTTTAATGGTCAAATATCAACTACACGACAGTCCTGAAAGCGAGCCTTGAGGTGATTCTTTGCCTATGCTTTGGGCCTTGAGGTGAATCTCTGCCTATGCTTTGCCAGTTGAATTAAATGCTCCACAATTTAGATTGGATTGGAGCTCTGCAAAGGCAGTATAAGACAATGgttttccctttccctttccctttccctttcacTTTCACCCTGTGGCCATTATTAACCTAAAATGGGAACCCACCATTTCATGggttctcattttatttatgtCAGTATGTATGATGTTAAGATCAATTTGATGTATTGAACTTTGGTCATTGAATTTTGCAACTTTTTCTCTATCTGAAAACATACATTTATTTTCACTAATTTGTGAATTTTAACAACTCAAATAATGCATTGAAtggatgaaagaaaaattaaagaaaaaaaacaaaaacaaagaattcTATCTACTGCACCCTTGGTACTAAAACCCAGCATTGGTTCAACTtgagctttttctttttctatttgaaaacttccattaaagtaaaaaattctTGTCATTTCCAGCAATGGGGTAAAAGTTTTAAAGATGACGAAAGGAAAATATCTTTTTGCAGTCGCTGAGAAGGCTGTACCATATGAAAAGTACATATTCAAATAgtaaaaagagaggaaaagagaGGAGTCTTTTGTAGGTGTTCACAAgtcatgaaattcaaattcatgaTCTCTTAAAGAGAAAAAGGCGCTCTCATAGAAGCATACGACCTACAAGTACAACCAGGTTTGATGTCTTGTTAAACCactattttgatttaaaaatttaaatcattataataaatatgttgGTGTAAGAACTCTCCATTGGGTTTATACACAGGCGAGTGAGCCCACAACTCCTTGCACAATTAGTTGATGATTATGCAAATAACACAGCATCTCAAGAACTAACTCCTGCAAAGAGAGAATAGGAGGATGATCCTCAAATATGCGCCTCCGACTCCTAAGTAAAGGCTTGATGGAAAAAAGGGATGATTGGAAAAGAATTGATAGTGGGTCTCAGGATACCTCTTCttaggatagaacccttaaaattaggatagaacccttaaaatgAGATGTGATgtaacaaaattatatttaattgtcCTAATCAAAATCGATGTAGGAACATCTAGATTATAAGTATGATTTTGTgagtaaataaatttgtagtTTTTCACGTATATGCTTTTAACCGTGAAAATGTAGAGATCCTTAGGATAATTTTTCATGCACTCCAACAATCCTAGGCTTGGAATGGAACAGTCTAAATATTCCGACAACTCCTCCAATCAAGTAGCATTGAAATAGGCAATTATTTCGGCATGCTTGGAATCTCTGACCTAGTCTCAAGAGGTCATTTCGAGTTGCTAGTTGGAATCTTGAAGAGTCTTGCATTAATTGCCATGACCATGCTATAGCTTTGCTTTTGTTGGGAGGCGCACCACACATCTACTCCCATCCTATATGAGACAAAGATTCCAAAATTCCTTTTTGACAACCTTACTTTCTTAGACTCGAACTCCCTCCAATTATGTGAGGAGGACCAATCTCAAACTCTGGAGGGTTTAGATTCATTTGCCTAGACATCCTGAGGCTAGCTTTTATGGTAGATGTTCTCTCAAGGTTCACCAAGGACTATGTAGGCTCAAGTGACACTCAAGGGCTTGAATGACAATAGTACTGGAGCTCATAATGTCCTTACTTAGTTGCCACTCTTTGCTAACTTTTTCTAACTTCCCTATATTCTCTTTAGCAGGTTTGTATCAGTGTTTAAGATTTGAATGGGAactagaattatttttataagaagcTTTGTGTACAAGACTCCATTAGGGCATACGAGACTTAAGTCAGTTGGTAGATCCGGGCCCACAACATTGCACTGGTTAATGTGGAGAAATAAGGAATTGATGTTACTGTCAAGTTGGCAACAATAAAAAAGAAGGTGAAGCATACTGCATACAAGCTCCTTGGAAACCTCAATTGCCTTCCTTAAGGTTAAGCTTGATTAACTTCTTAATTTATGAGAATGACATCTTGAAAAAACAAAGAGCTTGGGTCATACATGAGGTAGTTCCCTATGGGAAAAGTTTGCTAAGGTCAAGCAGGACATTATTGACTTAGGCGAAGAAATACTTGGCCTAGGTTGATAAGATATACACAATGGGGTACAACGATTGCTTCTCCAAGCACAAGCTTGTTGAGGACTTCATGAAATTCTTCTGTGCCTTGTTCATCGCCCTAGACTTGTCGCTAAAAGTTTTGTGATAAAAATCTTATTTCGTCGTTCAAAGTTTTCcttgatgaaataaaatttgtcCCAAAAGTCGTCAATATTTCATGCCGgcgaattttatttttgttgccaaatatttttagtaacAAATTAATTTCGTCGGTGATAGTCTACCGTCGTGGCCTTCGCTAGCTCACCCGTCAAACATGTGACCAgactttgataccacttgttgaTCGATGTGCTCTGTACTTCCCAATGAGTCACTCATCTTAAGATTTCTTTGGCTACAACACACTTAACCACAAAGTATTTTATGACAAGATCCTCATTTGTTCTGAAAACCAATTGGTGATCAGAACAGGGACCTTATATTATTTAAGTTTACTCTCCATAGTCCATTAGGGTGGTTGTTAGACCCCCCATAAGGCCaacactatttatttattaaataaggtATGCAAGTCGATATAAATTTGACTTGAACTCAATTATACTCAACCCAAAATCATGAAAGGGTATTAGATTCAAGTCATATAAAAATTTGTCACCTCTAAACAAACCTAATGTTGAATGAGAACAAATTAGAGGATTATAGTTTATTAATAGCTAGAATAAATTCAATTCCAGACTTATGGATTAAAgtgataaatttgaaatataaaataaaagtacaaTTGAAAGACAATGATAGGAGAATGCCAAAGTGTAATGCTCatattgacattaataaaataatgatcaaaatgaaattaggattctacatcatttttttttctttccttttctcatcTATTCCAAACAAAAATGTCAAACATAATgaaacactataaatataaatcatataataatttatgatatatatcaattatttttataactatatttgttttaaatatttgattaaaaatgcatACAAGTATAAAAACTCATTTACAAGTTAGTAGCCATAGTAGTTACTATTTTGCGgtataatttaagattttattcttaatagctaatcaattttgataaattagtaattaataattaaaaataataaacctataattgatcaataaaaaaaaaccaattattaataaatatgtggttgaaaacttttaaaaaaactttatatttatatagaatttcaCATGTGCTATATATATtagacattttttattttgtaaatatgaaaatagagcTAGGCATATAGTACTTgcaatatattatatcatatattatttaacttatatttatttatttattaataatatatgatatcttcgtacacataaataatatttggaattttatgtaGGTAGAATGTTTTTATAGATACTAGacaatttatttaagaaatttaattctgaccaattatttaaaaaccaagtaataattaaaaaaaaatctattaatttaaaCTAGGTAACTAAATGttagtataaatttacttcTTGAGTGAATAAGGTATGATTTTGAATGAGAACAAATTAGAGGACTATAACTTATTCATAactaacataaatttaatactACATTGGACTTGTATTGATAACTTTTacctaatataataaaaatcatttagtaGTATTTATGTATGTGTAGcacatataataatattgaaatttatataaatttatatcataGGATGTAATCTTACATATCTTGGATTatctattgttattatttatatatataaaaatataaataacatattacactataaatattaattgcttaaataatttacatttttgtcatttcataacaatactattattacataatagaacatttaaatttaaataaatctacattatagtatttaattttatggatccttaatttttattattatttatataaataaaatattatggtataaatattaagtgtcaacaaatatatattatattatttcatagtATAAATcatctacttatttattaatattctttattaatatcacaatttaaTAACATTATTTTGGTGACAAAATTACTCAATTTGTCaggaaataatataattaaggATGAAACCATTTTGTAagcaaaaatagataaaaagttgaaatttttagtgagaaaattattttcatcacaaaaatttataattagtgATAAATATTTTCGTAgggaaatagtttatttttgtcacaaaagtgtttgcacaaaaaaaaagtgCCAAATTTTCCCGCCACATCTTTCAAagacaaaaatttcaaattcgttAGGAAAAGTTTGTAGAAAATTGGCATTGTTGACAACATCTAAAATTTCATCCATAAAAGTTACTTTTAGAGACAAAAGTAGAATTCGCCCCTAAATTTTTGTCATGAAAAGTACATTTTCTTGTAGTGTCAACACAAATGAGAAGTGTCAATTCTCTTGTTGGTAATGAAACTATCAATTAGAACTTACCATTTTCTTATCCGTTGACTACTAATATTGGTCAATGAGGATAACTCAATTGACATAGAGTAAGCATGATGTTGActatgatatttttgttttgctttctagttttcatttaaaaatggGCCTgtgccctttttatttttattttttttaattgtagcTTTAATGAATTTCTTCCTATCTTGCAATTCTACTTTCATTCTTGTTTTGCattgtttttatttagaaaCACCATAAGTACCTTCAACACACTGGAAAACTTTGGAAACATTGAAATTCGGGTATATGTAAATGATCTTAGTTCCTTTAAAACATGTAATCAAAGAGATTTAAGAAGTGCGATGGGTCGAACAAGTGTCAATGTCGGTATGATGACCTCATAAATGTAACGAGTCGAAGACTATTGGATTGTGTGATTAGAGCCAAAATATATGCTCCAATGATAcatgtatgatatgatttatacATTACAAAAAGTATAAATTACCATACTTTAACTCAAATCACGATGGttatgagtttttttatttccatgcCAAAATTTTTGATAGGTGCTTGGTCTAATTCAAAATCGACTACAATCCTTCGAATGTTGCAAGTTTTGGTACTTTTCCAACAATAGGCCctattcatttgaaaattataattttattattattttttgtgatttttaggtaattttttttgtataagtgACCAATCAAAAGATGTCACAAGTCTCTTTTAGGGTTAGGTGTTATATATGTAGATATGAGGTTATGGGATATGGAACATGGGGAAAGAAATAGACCTATCCTTTTGAAATTCTTCAATAAAGTTttaggttttcttttattttctattcttttccattttatttttttagcaatCAAATATGGGTTGTGAAGAGAAATCCTCCatcatatttgattaatttgatatgatttaaGGATACAAACATGAAAGTGAAGAATCTATATGAGTGACAagaaacaataatatattaaatagttTGATTATgcttttaagtttaaattaatAGAAGGGGCTTTACGAGCCATCTTTAGCCCTCCTACACAAGccaaggtgatgtttgtttgtttgtttgttttttttaaaaaaaaaattaattataaatataacttaaaactaaatagtgcttaatagtgttaataattaagttttttttaatattttatttttattaagtattaagaagtaaaacaaaaaaaaacaaaaatccaatAGATTACTTTTAGCgtttagaaaaaaccaaatattttggttttctctattcaataaaaacatttaacaaataagtaataagttaacaaataataataataataataataataataataatttgaaatttgaaagcaaattactataagcaaaataataaataaaaaaacaacaccTAAGTCCTTATTACTAAATTAATACAATAGTTTTTCGAATTCATTGGATTCTAATAGGATATATCAAAGATAATGCTTTCTCAAACCATGAGTAAGGTACACTCTTGTCGTCCAAATCTTCTAAGTGATAAGTACC includes:
- the LOC100252691 gene encoding scarecrow-like protein 32: MMQFTETPPPPLHQITSFSNLPMNNNQIHRTRPWPGFPTSKALGSFGDANCMEQLLVHCANAIESNDATLAQQILWVLNNIAPPDGDSNQRLTCGFLRALIARAANSGTCKMFTAMANAHANLAINTHKFSVIELASFVDLTPWHRFGFAAANAAILEVVEGYSVIHIVDLSLTHCMQIPTLIDALANRPEGPPLVKLTVAGATEDVPPMLDLSYEELGSKLVNFARSRNVMLEFRVIPSTSSDGFSSLIDQLRVQHLVYAESGEALIVNCHMMLHYIPEETLSAIHSTNSSSYSVESSSPSYHRTMFLKALRTLNPTIVILVDEDADFTSNNLVCRLRSAFNYLWIPYDTMDTFLPRGSKQRQWYEADICWKIENVIAHEGPQRVERLEPKGRWVQRMRNANFRSIMFSEDTVSEVKHMLDEHAAGWGLKKEEEDLVLTWKGHNVVFATAWVPA